The following nucleotide sequence is from Pelmatolapia mariae isolate MD_Pm_ZW unplaced genomic scaffold, Pm_UMD_F_2 NODE_ptg000293l+_length_84850_cov_1, whole genome shotgun sequence.
TTTTCGGTGCACAATGGCTTCTTGGTATTCACCCACTAAGACCGTTTTGGATGAGGCTTCGGTAGACTGATATAAATCTTTCAGGTCCTGTAAAAGGTCTTGGATATCTTAAGGACATGACATTCTGttcttgtgctttttttgtcctccacttgttcaGCTTCCTCAAATTTCTTTTAAGGACCccctgcacaccatgctgagatatgccaggTTTTACACTGATTTGGGAGTCATCTTGTTTGGGAAATGATACAAATTAAGGCTGTGTTGTCTTTGGTGTTTTCCATAAAGCCAATTAAAGAAATGGCACAAATAGcatggggtggggtgggggggttagTTGTAGTTTATTTCAAAGATGTAAAACATACAACATTACCACCATTCCCTAAGTTGATAGTGACTGCAGTCTCTTctttaaaaagatttaatttaaaacaacCCAAATCTTAGATCAAGCCTGTGATCAATAAGTGCCTACCTTTTGGTATCACAATATTGATTCCAAGACAAATGGCAGTCATCAGCAAAGTTCCCACTATAGTGTGTCGCCTGCCTATCTTTTCCAGAAAGTAGAGGTTTGCCAGTTTGGCAGGAAGTTCAATTAATGCATAGGTAAACTGAGTGAGATAGATGTTGAGCCCGAAACCTGTGATTTTGAAGCTGATGCCGTAAAATGTAGTTGCAACGCAAAACCTAGGGACGGAGAAGGAAGCGGCTCGTTAGTGAACAATCTGTTGGTTTACAATTTATACGCAAGATTCAATACATTGTAAAGCCTTGGGAATGCAGACCATAATATACCAGTACGCAGGGCCAGTTTCCTCATCTCAGGTGTCCGAATCAGGTCGAGGTAAGAGTAGGTTCGATCTCGTTTCTCCGTCGTAACAATGGTGGATAGTGTCTGAAAGAATTCAAAGCCATTTGAGGTCAAGCTTCCATTTGCAACAATGCTGTGAAGATCAGAACAAAACCTACGATTACACTTAAATGAGGATACACTGTATTCTTTAGTGTCTTTGGTCACCTTCTTTGTGTTTAATTAGTGCCTATAATAACACCATAATGGATTCTACTTGGCTCCCTTGACTTAATCATCTGGAGCTTACAAACCTCTGTTTTAAGTGTGTGAATCGACTCTTCTGTCCGATTCATGTTGGCACAGTTTTTCAAATACATCTGAGCTTGCTCCAGCTTTCCATTGGCAATCAGCCACCTAGCCGACTCTGGCATCCACCTAATGTTAGGggggaattattattattatcatttttaaccCATATGTAGGCCTATTGCAATgcagcatttaaaataaaaacaaatctcaaATATCTGTTCAGATTGAGAGACAGTGAAGACTTGATAGAAGATTTTGAGCTAATAGTTGACCAATGAAGTTGGTTTTAATAAAACAGATTGCAGAAGCCATGACAACAGACAATGGTTCAAACATGGATGATAATAAGAAGAAACCATACATTCAGAATCTAAATGTCACACACTATAAAGAATTATGGTTCAGCTAAAAGTTATCAGTTCACTGTCCCTGTGATCATCACACcgcttcatttaaaatttttgtcAAGTTTTGTCACAGTTTTCAGGAGGTCAAAACTTCACTTGTGAGGTTTCAGGGAGCTTGACCTTTGACCACCAAGATCTATTCAGTTTATCCTTGAGTCCCAAGGTTTGTAAAGCATCAGTTACGTAGTCTTTGTATTCAGTTAATTATTCTTCCTTCAAGATCAAGTGTCTACACTTACCCAAAATCACTTCCTTCGAAGGCCACAATCCCAGAGTTTTGTTAAAATTTCACAACTAATTTCATAACTAATCTATCAGGACAAGGACAAGCAAGGATATGCACgccattttttgtttcatatATGCAGTGGCAAGCTAGTGTTTAGTTACGGAGGAATCATCAAATTGTTTTAATGCTTAATTTTTCTAAGTTAAGTTTTGTTGTAAAAGGCAGAAATTGGGGTGCTTAAAATTTTACTATTACAACATTAGTATTATGTTATTAGATCGGTGcgcaaaatatttttaatctttgtttGTCCTTCAACTCATGCATGACTAGATCGATGCTGGATGTTAACCAGTCACAGACTTCCAGGTGAAAGCGATTAAAGTGTACTGAAATGAGCCTCTGTTTAATGACATGCCTTAGTCATACCTCCAAGTGAAGATGCCCAAGATTAAAGGTAATGTAACACTGATTATCAGTCTCCTCCAATCATTCACAAAATAGGCAATAAGTGAAAACACTGTATTTCCAAACGTCCAGGATAAGCTGTCGATCACTCCCACAATCTTCCTGTGTTCAATGTCCACCCACTCCACACCTGAAATAAACAAGCAGTCGATTCATTTCTTAAGTAGCTTAATTAAAGAAAGCCTTTAGTATGATCCCTACCAGCAGCCTTAGAGGGGACACAATTCAAAGAACTTTTACATGAGCTGAAAAAATGTTGTTGCGCGCACACAAGCCAAAAGAGAGTGGGTGCCTCTATCCTCTATAGTGCAATATAATACTGTAATTTGGGAACGCGTTTCTGTCTTTTATGCAAAAATTTGGAATACAGTGTGCTCTCTctgtgtcccccccccccccagttgAAGCTGAACAGACGTCTGCAGCAGctcattttgatcttttttttcctttttaaatgacATTACTAAGCATACTGCACTACTCGTACTGCAAGTCAAAAGTTCACAGGACTACTGACTAAACACTGCCTGCCATCATGACCTGTTACGTGTAATCAATGTGTGCAAAGCTCCTCtgttctagaaaaaaaaaaaatagatttaagatttttttttgcgATTACATTTAAAGCTTCAGTGTGCTCACAGCAGTCAACATGGCATTGAAATAGTAGATATTCCTATATTTTCTCCTCTGTGGCTTCTGAAGTGAAGATGATATAAGAACGGATACAGTGTATGTTTAGatgatgaaatgaaataattacTGAGGACTGCTGAAACGATGACGATGCCTGTGATGCAGAAGCCAGTGAGGAACCTCAGGACCGTGAACATCACGTAGGAAGTAGAAAAGGCGCTTGCAACAGCAAACACCATCCCAGACACGTATGATACCAGCAACATGATCCTTCTGCCATACCTATGGAAAAATCAGAAAGTCTCAatatttgttttgggtttttttcagtaGCTGGAACACTGGAAATCGCTGATACCTGTCACTCAGACTGCCAAAGGCCATCGCTCCAAACATGACTCCAACAAAGAAGATGGTAGcagttgctttgtttttccctCTTCTATCACACACCAAGTCCCACttgtacaaagaaaaaaaagatgctatTCTACATTTGGTTGTGGGattatttaataattaggaacaaatacattttaatttatttcacaatagaaaaaaaagtacaaaagaaTCACCTCTGAGGTCAGAGTAGACTTGAAAGTAGTGTTATCGTACACCCATCCATTCTGGCACGGCACTGTACGCGCATCAGTGATGTGGGAAGTGTTAAATAGCAGATGATATTGAGGCTCCTGGAACATCTGACAGGAGCTTGGAGTCCCATCCTGCTTAACTGGAATAGTAACAAGAAGCCTCTCTGTCTGGGATAAATTCATAAAAATACCCCCACCATCCAGAGAGCTGATGTCACAGTGATGAGAGGGAACAGCTGCAATGAAATTGCTGAGCATGAAGTGGCAAGGCAGAGTGAAGCGGCCGATGAAACTGATAACAATGATCATTATCTGAAATCTTCCAAATCCGTTAATATCAGCAAGAACATTCTCAAACTTCATTGTGGCCTCCTGCTGTGAGCGAAATGTCTTCCTTTAaggttaaaaagaaaaggaaagtcCTCAGTTGCTTGTAGCCTATATCTGAAACTAGCaaatctttgtttgtttgattaatTTAAGGGCTTCTGGACTAGCTGTAATAAGTTAATGTTTTACCTGCCTTAACCAGTTAACTAATGTTTATCTATGTGACTGTAAATACAAGCTTCCACTAGTCTACTGCAGGGTCTCCATTGTTGACACAGCGGAATGACTCATCAATAATAAAGAAACTGTGATTCAGTGAAAATTCATGGGCAAACATGGGCAAAAGACAATTTGCATATAGTGGTTTTTGACCACTTTTTATTTACTTCCTTTAAATAATATAACAAAATAGCAAAAGTagcaatgaaaagaaaatgactgTTGCTGTTACAAAAATGCGAGACAGGGTTCAATGCCATAAAAGTACAGAGAGTCCTGTTACAACAGGACATGAGCAAAAACAATAggaataaatgaaaaaagctgATGGAAAGCATTTCAAAGACATCAAGCTCTATTACatcattttatcttttttttgaTAGCATCTCTGTTTCTTATTTTGTAAGGGACCAGCAGCAGTTAGGACTGATCAGTGCGCTAAGACTAAAGTTCTATGAGGTAATACTGTGATCTGTTGAAGGCACGCCAAATAATAGCATATATATTTTTGAGACCAAAATGTCACCTAATAAATTACTAACTACACCGTATGGTATGACCAGTTCTTGCTGGCGACATCTGAAACTTTTAAGGTGATTTGAAGTAAATTCAAACTGTAGCAAAATGTGGCAAATGTGGGCCACATACAGGAGCTGCTTGGCAATGGAAACCCATGCCACCAAGCTCCCAGtgtgcagtttttgtgctgatgatAATGCCAGtggaggtttggagctctgcagttacTGAGTCAATCACAGAGTGCAGGTGATTTTTATGCCAACTTGGTGACCCTGCTCTGTAACTTTACATGGTCTGCCACTTTATGGCTGTGAGTTGCTGCGGTTCGTAAATGCTTCCACTTTACAATAATGCCGCTTACAGCTGATCGTGGAAAGACTGattttgtccatatagtgcaTTTAGTGGAGATTCCTTCACTTTACACTGCAGTGCAAAAGCACAAACATGCTTAATCTTGATTTGAATTTGTCAATGATGGAAAATCTAGGAGGAAAGACCAtggtcatgtttttaaaaacagaccaCATGGCTAGGTTCTTGATTTTAACACACCTGTGGCAACTGGtgaaaacatctgaattcaaagattaagagtTGTGGCAAAAGACACACTTTTGTCCATATATTGAGGaatgaggaaattttaaatcttgtgtgtttttattatttagtgcTGTAGGACTGATGTGTTTGTCTTATATGAGGATCTTTAAGGTCAAAGGGCAGTTTGTCAGAGGAATAGAAATGTGGTTATTCCTATTGTATTTTAAACCACAGGATTCATGGCAGCTATCATGTATCAGTTTGCCTCTGTTTACAGCAAGTTACCACACTCGCTCTTGCACTTATAGATAGAATTTAATTTATAATAACTGTGGATCTCCTCATTTATCGTGCATAAAATCAACACCtcaaacacaaatatgtcaTACAGTATTTGAAATTGGGTTTCAAgatttatttagatttatttttactAAAGAACACAGACACATGACTCACAAGACAATCAGATTtagagcaaataaataaaataataactgaaTCTAACAAACCGTGCTTCTTCATTAGCTCAAGTTTCCTAACATACTCAATCTAATGAAAGGACTgagatatttgtgttttttataaatTTATAGCTACACAGCGGTATGTACTTAGATCACACATGTGAAAGGCACTGCATTTGTACCCTCTGCAACAACAAAGAAGAATTCTACTACAGCTAAATTTGGATATTTCCCCCATGAGGAGGTAAAAAGACTTCATATTCAACATGCATTGAACATGTGTAAAAGACACTGCTTTTACATATGTTTAAACTGTTTGCTCCCATCAAGTTGCTGTGGTGACTTAGTGTAGTCCTATGGGGATTTTGATTGCACTGACAAAAACGCACAGGCAGGAGATTTCT
It contains:
- the LOC134622936 gene encoding solute carrier family 22 member 7-like: MKFENVLADINGFGRFQIMIIVISFIGRFTLPCHFMLSNFIAAVPSHHCDISSLDGGGIFMNLSQTERLLVTIPVKQDGTPSSCQMFQEPQYHLLFNTSHITDARTVPCQNGWVYDNTTFKSTLTSEWDLVCDRRGKNKATATIFFVGVMFGAMAFGSLSDRYGRRIMLLVSYVSGMVFAVASAFSTSYVMFTVLRFLTGFCITGIVIVSAVLSVEWVDIEHRKIVGVIDSLSWTFGNTVFSLIAYFVNDWRRLIISVTLPLILGIFTWRWMPESARWLIANGKLEQAQMYLKNCANMNRTEESIHTLKTETLSTIVTTEKRDRTYSYLDLIRTPEMRKLALRTGILWFCVATTFYGISFKITGFGLNIYLTQFTYALIELPAKLANLYFLEKIGRRHTIVGTLLMTAICLGINIVIPKEMSVATTVVAIIGKGFSSASFATVVLYSSELYPTVVRQNGMGYNSFMARFGVAVAPMILLLDEVWTELPQIVLCFVAVLGGIVARTLSETRNRCLPETIEDIEQKQ